Below is a genomic region from Desulfovibrio intestinalis.
CATGTATATCGCCGGGAATAACGTCGCAAGCTGTGTCCCTGGGCGGATTATGCGAGACAAGCACGCTGTGCGGATAGGTCCGCGCCTTTTGCCAGCAGCCTTCAAGCCATGCGGCGAAAGTTGACTCTGGAAATTCGCTGGGCGTGCCGAAAGGTGTGAAGGTCGAAGCGCCAACACCAAAAATAGCCGTATCCGGCGTAAGTTCGCGTGTGACGGTATGCAGGTTCCAGCCCTTTTCACTAAGCCACTGGTCTACTTCCGGGCGGTCCATATTGCCTATCTGTGCAAGAATCATAGAATTATGGCTGCGCAAGGAGTCCATCACCAGCTCTGCCTGTTTGACGCTGCCCGTCACCGTGAGGTCGCCGGTGACGATGATGCCGTCAGCCTGGCCCAGTTCAGGAATTTGGGCAAAACGTTCAGTTTCGTCGTGGATGTCGCCCACAGCGATCCAGAGGTAGTCCTGAGTGTCAGAGCTTGGCATGGCAGTGTGTCCTTTGTTATAGTAACGCTTCAATGATGCTGCCATACTTCAGTACATAAGGAAAGGCCCGGCATGAGTGAAAAAAACACGGTACAAGGCGATTGCATGTCCGTACCGCCCGCCTCGCCGGGATCGCCGGGCGAACTGGCCGAACGCAAGCAAGCGCTGCGTGAACGCATGAGCACGCTGCGGCGTGAACAGCCCGCCCATCTTGCGGAAAAGCGTGCCGAGGCAGCGCAAAAGAATCTGCTTATGGCTGACTGTTGGCGCAGGGCGTCTTCGGTGGCGCTCTATGTTGGCATCAAGGACGAGATGGACACCAGCCTGCTGCTTGATGCCGCGTGGAACGAAGGGCGCACGCTCTGGCTGCCGCGTGTGCGGCGCGGGCAACCCGGTATTATGGATTTTGTGGCTTGCTCCAGCCGTGAACAGCTGCGGCCCGGGCCCTTTGGCCTGCTTGAGCCTGATACAGATTTGCCGGGCGTTGGCCCGGAAGATGTGGCCGCCGGGGCAGCGCACGCGGCCTCTTCTGGCAGCGGTAATGTATTTGCCCCCCAGCTGATGATTTTGCCTGGCCTGGCTTTTGACCTTACAGGCGGGCGCCTTGGTTACGGCGGCGGTTATTATGACCGCTTTTTAGAGGCCGGGCTTGACTGCCCCCGTCTAGGGTTTTGTTTTGATTTTCAGCTTGTTCCTTCTCTTCCTCTGGCCCCCTGGGACCAGCGGGTTCACCATTTATGCACTGAAGAGCGTATGCTGTGTCTATAAGCTATATACCCTTTGTGTTTCCCGGTCTGGATTCTGTGCGCTGCATCTTTCAGACCCGCCCTGGCGGTGTTTGTCACGGAGAATACGGCGGCGGCAATATTTCTTTCAGCGTGGGGGATGATGCGGCGCTCGTCACGGCCAATCGCGAAAACATGCTGGCAAGTCTGCAACCTCAGGGCTTGTGCCAATGGGCTGAATTGTTGCAGGTGCACGGCGATGTAATGGCCTTTGAGCCCGCTCCGGTAGCCTGCAATGCAACAACGCAGGAAGAGGGCGACGGCATGGCCACGGCAGAGCCCGGTATGGGGCTGCTCATAAAGACGGCGGATTGCCAGCCCATTTTGCTTGCCCACAAAAGCGGCAAATATGTGGCGGCCATGCACGCGGGCTGGCGTGGCAACCGTTGTGATTTTCCCCTGTCGGGCGTGGTGCGTTTTTGTGAGCGCTATGACATCAAACCGCAGGACGTGTTTGCTGTCCGGGGGCCGAGCCTTGGCCCCGGCAAAGCGGAATTTGTCAATTTTGACAGGGAATGGGGGGCACAGTTCAGCCCCTGGTTCGATGCAAGCAATAATACTATGGACCTCTGGGGATTAACCCGTCATCAGCTTGTGCAGGCCGGAATTCCAGTGCGCAATATTTTTGGCCTCGACCTCTGCACGGCCAGCAATAACTACCAGTTTTTCTCGTACCGCTGCGCCAAAGCTTCCGGTCGCCAGGCCAGCATCATCTGGATTCAGAAAAACTGAAGGTCGCTTTAGACAGCTCTGATAATTGGGGTGTCGGACGGTTCTTTTCATTTTAGTGGAGCGTTCTTGCCGCACTTCACCGCAATGAAAAGAACCGTTTTTTTGCTATCGGCAATACTAGTTATTCAGAGTGATTTTTGCCAGCGGGTTGAGTGGCCTCATGCAATCTCCTGCGTTTGAGGCCAGACAACAGTTGAACTGCCACTTCCGGAGCATAATAGGATTCGGCGAGGGCTGCCGTGTGCACAATATGGCGGTCTTCAAGCAGGCCTTTAAGTACAGCATCCAGTAGTTCGGGCAGCAATTCCCCGCCCAGGTCTCCCGCCGCCTTCAGCAAAAGGTCCATACTTTCTGGGCTGGGTGACAGATTCCAGGACATATGTGCCAGCTCCAGAGCCGTGTCCGGGCAGAGATCAGGTGTCTGCTTCCAGAATCCGGTGTCCATACTTCTGCCCAGCGCGTAAAAAATATGGGCCAGCACCAGAAACATATCCGCTTCGTTGTGAGCTGCTGCCAATAGCGGCAGGATATGTTTGTGACGTATCAGCTGCGCCTTGGGCATGTTTTCCACCGCTCGTGCAACCGCAATTTGGGCCAGGGGCACGTTATTTTCGGCCAGATGGGCCATGCCAAGTTTAAGACCGGCAAGAAGCCTGTCGCCAGCATCACACGCGGCCTGATACAACTCTTTGGCTTGGCCGATGCGGCCCTGCCGCAGGTTCATGTCTGCAAGAGTGCGCAACGCATCTGCCGCGCTGCTTGTCGGCTGATTCTTGTCGCCTGGCTGCGCCAGCACGGCAACCTGTTTCAAACTCTGCATTGCTGGTAAGGCATGCCCGCCGAACCGCAGGCAGCGCAGGCAATGCGCCTTGGCTTCGCCATACTGGCGTTCTGTGGCGCTAGGCCGCGCCGTGCGCGCGCTATTGTTTTCAAGAGCAGACAGCATTTGGGCCGCACGAATCTCTGAAGTATGTTTTTGGCGACAAATGCTTTGCCCTGCCTGAGCGATGGGCGCGTAGGTTTCTGGCCGCTCCAGAATGCGCTTCACCAAGGGGAGGAGCGTTTGCGGCGTGTAACAGACAAGGTGCTGTCCGTCGGTAAAATGCTGCTGCGTGCCAGCACCCCAGGCTTCGGTAAGTAGCAGGCTGCCTGAGGCAAGCCCCTGAAAAATTCGCAGGGTGAGTCCGTCAAAAAGGTTTTCGTTCAGGACTATTCGGGATTCTGAAAAAATATCAAGCATTTCTCTGTTGCTGACGTCCTGACGGATGTGCACGTCATAGTTTTGCAACAGCAGGTTGAGGATGTTGTATCTTTTGGGTCGTTGCGGGGTATTGGTACCTACAAAGGAGATATCGTATTTTTTTTGCGGTGGTGGAGACCGGAACTCCGCCTTCTGAGCACAGAGAGGCAGCCATAAAGCCTTGATTCCAGCTTTGCGCAGGGTTGAGACCGTTTCTAGCTGATCGACGAAAACATCGTCGAAGGCCTTGCAGATATGTTCGAGCCAGAAAGCGTTGATGCTTGAGTCAATGCAGTATGCCGCCAGACGGGTTTGGCATTGATGCAGGTCAGAAGGAAGTTTTTTGCCTCCAAAAAGTTCCACCAGCACGATGTCCACTTGAGAGTCTAAGCTGGCGAGGGTTTGTGTGAGGTTTTTCTCCCTGTAAGGCGAAAGATCAATGAGCGTGTGCCCCAGGCTTTGAAGGCCTTCTTTCAGGAAAAATCCGTCATACGCAATGTTCATATACATCCCTTCGAGATTTGTAAAAATCTCCCGCATGTTAGCCCGGCAAAAGCGCAAAAACAATAGTGGTGTGGTGCTTTTTGTCCGGTTCTTTTGCATATGTTTGCCCGGCATTGACAGGCCTGCCGCCCCCGCCTACAGTAGGCGCGGCAATGGTAGCCGGGTTGCCCGGCTTGAAAAGGGAATCCCGTGAGATGCGGGAGCGGACCCGCCGCCGTAAGGCTCATGAACCTCGCACCATACAGCGCCACTGGAAACGGGAAGGCCGGTGAAAGGGAGCCAAGCCGGAAGACCTGCCTTGCCCCACGGCCCCACTATTTTGTGACGGGCCGGGGTTGCGGCCTGAGCCGCCACGGCAACGGGATTTTGCCGGCAGGATTGAGGAAATACGGGCCTCTTCCTTCATGAAACAGCTAGTGTTTTGTGGCGGAAGAGGCCTTTTTTATGCCCATGCGGTTCACGCTGGGTCTGCAAAGGGCGGGCATGACCGCGATACCATATTCCTCCTCCCCTTCCGTACATACTTCTGCACGCCTGTGGCCCGCGTTTGCGGTTCTGGCGCTGCTGTGGCTTGTTTCCTTGCCGCTGGCCTGCCTGCCGGGGCCGGTTTCACTATCGGCAGGGCAGGTTTTTCACGCTTTGGCCGCGCAATTGGGGCTGGCCGCACCGCCGCAGGAGACGGCACTTATGCTGGTAGTGGGGCAGATTCGTCTTGCCCGCGTGTGCCTTGCAGCCTTGTGCGGTGGAGCCTTGGCGGTAGCGGGCGTGGCTTTGCAGGGGGTGTTGCGCAATCCTTTGGCTGATCCCTTTACGCTGGGTATTTCTGCCGGAGCGGCCTGTGGCGCGAGCATGGCTCTCGCCCTTGGGGGAATCATCGGCGCGGCGTTAAGCGGCCCGTTGTCGGCACTGCATATTTCATTGCCGGGGTCGGCGGCTCTTGTGGCTCCCGCTGCCTTGCTGGGCGCACTGCTGGCACTGGCAGGAGCCTTGTGGCTCGGCAGGGGCGACGGCGGATTCAGGCGTGAGAGCGTCATACTTGCGGGCATTGCCGTGGCAGCTTTTCTTGGCGCGCTGGTGGCCCTGATCAAGGCGCTCAATGAAGAGTCTGTAACCAGCATAGTTTTTTGGATTATGGGGTCTTTTCAGGGGCGTGGCTGGGACAGTCTGCCCTTGTTGCTGGCAACCCTTGTGCCCGGTCTTGCGGCGGTTGTTTGGGGGTGGCGGGCGCTGGACGTGCTGACCTTGGGCGACGAGCAGGCTGCCCAGCTTGGTCTGCATGTGGGGCGGGCGCGGCTTTGGCTGCTGGCCGGGGCAAGCTGCATGACGGCGGGTTGCGTGGCCATAGCCGGAGTTATCGGCTTTGTGGGTCTGGTTGTGCCTCATGTGCTGCGCCTTGTGCTGGGCTGCGGTCACGGCCCTCTGCTGGCTGGAGCATTTTTTGGCGGTGGGGTGCTGCTTGTTTGGGCCGACGTGCTGGCCCGCTGTGTGCTGGATGGGGGGCAGGAATTGCCCGTGGGTGTGGTGACGGCTCTTCTGGGCGGTCCGTTTTTTGCCCTGCTGGTGCGGAGGCGGCCATGATGCGGTTTTTGCTTATGCCGCTGCTTGCGTGCCATCAGCCAAGCTACCCGCTAGGCCATAGGGCACGCTATCTGCCATGGGATCAGTCATGCTATCAGCTAGGCCATCAGCCCGCGTATCAGACTACTGCTCGGGCTGCTGTTCGGGCTGATTGCCGGATAGATGGCCGGATAGATCGTCGGGCAGGTCATGCCGCAGCGCAGACCGCACAACAGTTCATGACGTGCCTCAGAGTCTTTTTCGCAGAGCAGTTCAGGGGGCGGCGTTGATCGGCTTTTCTGCCACGACATCCCAGCCGTCCATGCTGGAGGTGCGCAACCTGTGTTGCGGCTATAAAGGGCGGCCAGTATTGCAGGACGTGAGTTTTGCGGCTCGCGGCGGCGAGTGCCTGGCCTTGCTCGGCCCCAATGGCAGCGGCAAGACCACGCTTTTGCGCAGCCTTTCTGGCGTGCTGCAGGCGAAGGAAGGGGATATTTTTCTTCAGGGCAGGGCGCTCACGGCCTTAAAGCCGCGTCAACGTGCGCGGCTGGCGGCTGTTGTGCCGCAGGGCGGTGAATATCCGCGTGAGCTTACAGCGCGGCAGATGGTGCTGCTTGGGCGGTACCCGCATCTTTCGTGGTTGGGCTGTTACGGCAGCAGGGATCATGCTGCGGTGGATGAAGCTTTGGAAGCCTGTGGGGCTACCATGCTGGCTCCACGCCGTCTTGCGGAACTGTCGGGCGGCGAATTGCAACGGGTGCTGCTGGCCCGCGCACTGGCGCAGGAAAGCCCGCTTCTGTTGCTGGACGAACTGGCTGCCGGGCTGGACATGGCACGCATGGCCGGACTTTTTGACCTGCTGGAACGCCGCCGCGCTGCCGGGGCTTGTGTGCTCATGGCCGTGCATGACTGTAATCTGGCTGCCATCTATGCCACAAGGCTGCTGGGTCTCAAGGCGGGAAGGCTTGTTTTTGATGGTTCTGTGGATGCGGTTTTCACCGAGGAGAAGCTCAGTGCCCTTTACGATATCCCGATCGGCGTTTTGCAGCACCCGCTCTGGGGCTTGCCACAAGCCCTTCTGGCCCGCGCGCACGGGCCCCGCAGTCATGCTGCTGGCCTTGGTGCTGCTCCTGATTCCGGTTCTGACGCTGGAGTCGACGACTAAGGCTCTGGCCGCCGAATCTGCGGGAAGCTCATCTCCCACCCAGGCTGGTGTTGATAGGCACCCGGTCTCAAGCGCGCCGGAATCAGCAGGTTCATCACATTTTTCTCCAGT
It encodes:
- a CDS encoding glycosyltransferase, with protein sequence MNIAYDGFFLKEGLQSLGHTLIDLSPYREKNLTQTLASLDSQVDIVLVELFGGKKLPSDLHQCQTRLAAYCIDSSINAFWLEHICKAFDDVFVDQLETVSTLRKAGIKALWLPLCAQKAEFRSPPPQKKYDISFVGTNTPQRPKRYNILNLLLQNYDVHIRQDVSNREMLDIFSESRIVLNENLFDGLTLRIFQGLASGSLLLTEAWGAGTQQHFTDGQHLVCYTPQTLLPLVKRILERPETYAPIAQAGQSICRQKHTSEIRAAQMLSALENNSARTARPSATERQYGEAKAHCLRCLRFGGHALPAMQSLKQVAVLAQPGDKNQPTSSAADALRTLADMNLRQGRIGQAKELYQAACDAGDRLLAGLKLGMAHLAENNVPLAQIAVARAVENMPKAQLIRHKHILPLLAAAHNEADMFLVLAHIFYALGRSMDTGFWKQTPDLCPDTALELAHMSWNLSPSPESMDLLLKAAGDLGGELLPELLDAVLKGLLEDRHIVHTAALAESYYAPEVAVQLLSGLKRRRLHEATQPAGKNHSE
- a CDS encoding ABC transporter ATP-binding protein, which codes for MIGFSATTSQPSMLEVRNLCCGYKGRPVLQDVSFAARGGECLALLGPNGSGKTTLLRSLSGVLQAKEGDIFLQGRALTALKPRQRARLAAVVPQGGEYPRELTARQMVLLGRYPHLSWLGCYGSRDHAAVDEALEACGATMLAPRRLAELSGGELQRVLLARALAQESPLLLLDELAAGLDMARMAGLFDLLERRRAAGACVLMAVHDCNLAAIYATRLLGLKAGRLVFDGSVDAVFTEEKLSALYDIPIGVLQHPLWGLPQALLARAHGPRSHAAGLGAAPDSGSDAGVDD
- a CDS encoding FecCD family ABC transporter permease, whose protein sequence is MTAIPYSSSPSVHTSARLWPAFAVLALLWLVSLPLACLPGPVSLSAGQVFHALAAQLGLAAPPQETALMLVVGQIRLARVCLAALCGGALAVAGVALQGVLRNPLADPFTLGISAGAACGASMALALGGIIGAALSGPLSALHISLPGSAALVAPAALLGALLALAGALWLGRGDGGFRRESVILAGIAVAAFLGALVALIKALNEESVTSIVFWIMGSFQGRGWDSLPLLLATLVPGLAAVVWGWRALDVLTLGDEQAAQLGLHVGRARLWLLAGASCMTAGCVAIAGVIGFVGLVVPHVLRLVLGCGHGPLLAGAFFGGGVLLVWADVLARCVLDGGQELPVGVVTALLGGPFFALLVRRRP
- a CDS encoding metallophosphoesterase; amino-acid sequence: MPSSDTQDYLWIAVGDIHDETERFAQIPELGQADGIIVTGDLTVTGSVKQAELVMDSLRSHNSMILAQIGNMDRPEVDQWLSEKGWNLHTVTRELTPDTAIFGVGASTFTPFGTPSEFPESTFAAWLEGCWQKARTYPHSVLVSHNPPRDTACDVIPGDIHVGSTAVREFLEEAQPDICLCGHIHEARAVDRVGRTIVVNPGALAQGGYVLLRYNSGQLSAELKVLEED
- a CDS encoding laccase domain-containing protein, which codes for MSISYIPFVFPGLDSVRCIFQTRPGGVCHGEYGGGNISFSVGDDAALVTANRENMLASLQPQGLCQWAELLQVHGDVMAFEPAPVACNATTQEEGDGMATAEPGMGLLIKTADCQPILLAHKSGKYVAAMHAGWRGNRCDFPLSGVVRFCERYDIKPQDVFAVRGPSLGPGKAEFVNFDREWGAQFSPWFDASNNTMDLWGLTRHQLVQAGIPVRNIFGLDLCTASNNYQFFSYRCAKASGRQASIIWIQKN
- a CDS encoding 5-formyltetrahydrofolate cyclo-ligase; amino-acid sequence: MSEKNTVQGDCMSVPPASPGSPGELAERKQALRERMSTLRREQPAHLAEKRAEAAQKNLLMADCWRRASSVALYVGIKDEMDTSLLLDAAWNEGRTLWLPRVRRGQPGIMDFVACSSREQLRPGPFGLLEPDTDLPGVGPEDVAAGAAHAASSGSGNVFAPQLMILPGLAFDLTGGRLGYGGGYYDRFLEAGLDCPRLGFCFDFQLVPSLPLAPWDQRVHHLCTEERMLCL